A portion of the Vibrio coralliirubri genome contains these proteins:
- a CDS encoding GspS/AspS pilotin family protein, with protein MKKWIIGSLALALLAGCASSEQDEQRQLEMMAQHRAGVLSAGLPIEYGPLSVMRVLAKNTVIEIMMIYNQDAKGAKPLNQVVDMSVNSYCTNSEVRANLDMGLAYNIKIRNTRGQLMVEKLISKETCQSSS; from the coding sequence GTGAAAAAATGGATTATTGGCTCACTGGCTTTAGCTCTGCTTGCAGGCTGTGCTTCAAGTGAGCAAGACGAACAAAGACAGCTAGAGATGATGGCGCAGCACCGAGCTGGCGTTTTATCTGCAGGCCTGCCGATTGAGTATGGCCCACTGTCGGTCATGCGCGTGCTAGCAAAAAACACGGTTATCGAAATCATGATGATCTACAACCAAGATGCAAAAGGTGCTAAGCCTTTAAACCAAGTTGTAGACATGAGTGTGAATAGCTACTGCACCAACTCTGAAGTGAGAGCAAACCTCGATATGGGCTTGGCTTACAACATCAAGATTCGCAACACACGCGGACAGCTGATGGTTGAGAAGTTGATCAGCAAAGAGACGTGTCAGAGCAGCAGCTAG
- a CDS encoding LysR substrate-binding domain-containing protein, protein MIELKHLRTLTTLRDSGSLTATATSLHLTQSALSHQLKDLEARIGGQLFLRKTRPVKFTSEGEILLKLADEIQPRIAKAENELASLKEDVNGRLHMAIECHSCFQWLMPALKEYQVAWPSVTLDFSSGFGFEPLPALMAGELDLVITSDIQPRSEVHYEPLFDFEMRLITAINSPLADKASIDPQDLSDLTMLSYPVQKQRLDVVKHFLQPAGVEPKKWKQADNTLMLVQMVSAGLGVAALPNWAISEFSRQGLIASKPLGKGLSRRLFAAVRNSEKDKRYLQAFFSTARQQSKSHLDGIEVV, encoded by the coding sequence ATGATAGAGCTTAAACACCTTCGAACATTAACTACCTTAAGAGACAGCGGCTCACTGACAGCGACTGCAACCTCTCTTCACCTGACTCAGTCGGCACTTTCACACCAATTGAAAGACCTAGAGGCACGTATTGGTGGTCAACTTTTCCTGCGTAAAACTAGGCCAGTGAAATTCACCTCTGAGGGTGAGATCTTGCTTAAGCTCGCAGATGAGATACAGCCAAGAATCGCTAAAGCAGAGAATGAGTTGGCGAGCCTGAAAGAGGATGTGAATGGTCGATTGCACATGGCGATTGAGTGTCACTCATGCTTCCAATGGCTAATGCCCGCTTTGAAGGAATATCAAGTTGCATGGCCAAGCGTGACCTTAGATTTCTCGTCAGGTTTTGGTTTTGAACCGCTACCGGCATTAATGGCTGGTGAACTCGACTTGGTGATCACCTCAGATATACAGCCTCGTTCTGAAGTTCATTATGAACCGCTTTTCGATTTTGAGATGCGCCTTATCACCGCGATCAACTCGCCTTTGGCCGATAAAGCGAGCATTGATCCGCAAGATCTTAGCGATCTCACTATGCTCTCCTATCCTGTTCAAAAACAACGTTTAGACGTCGTGAAACACTTTTTGCAACCTGCTGGTGTGGAACCTAAGAAGTGGAAACAAGCAGACAACACCTTGATGTTGGTGCAAATGGTATCAGCGGGTTTAGGGGTCGCGGCATTACCAAACTGGGCGATCAGTGAGTTCTCAAGACAAGGTTTGATAGCCAGCAAGCCGTTAGGTAAAGGGCTTTCAAGAAGACTATTTGCAGCGGTAAGAAACTCAGAAAAAGACAAACGTTACCTACAGGCTTTCTTTAGCACAGCAAGACAGCAGAGTAAGAGTCACTTAGATGGTATCGAGGTCGTTTAA
- a CDS encoding LysR substrate-binding domain-containing protein encodes MNRTLPSTKTLLAFLSTARHLNFTRAAHELNVTQGAVSRQVLSFEESLGCDLFYRHARGLSLTPKGEELVPLIQGTIHQLQSALNQVASSPSKIKLNAPSCITSWLLPKLMSFQQAYPEIDVELTSTIKHVFEPSFDPFDAVITYGKKPNQQSIISQLLFNEQLAPVCQAQSITQSHLVNDASTIIKPHKLAQYTWLHANNEQSDWRLWLEHIGSHDLSSKNNQQFATLDQAMNAAIQGFGIAIGDITLAKQDIDLGRLVKVSEGSVFSGNGYFLLQPKNRQNTSLSTLVDWLVD; translated from the coding sequence ATGAATCGCACGCTTCCTTCAACCAAAACCTTGCTCGCGTTTTTGTCTACGGCAAGGCATCTCAATTTTACACGCGCGGCACATGAGCTCAATGTTACGCAAGGTGCAGTGAGTCGTCAGGTATTGTCGTTTGAAGAAAGCCTTGGCTGTGATCTCTTCTACCGCCATGCTCGCGGGCTGTCTTTAACGCCGAAAGGAGAAGAACTGGTTCCCCTGATACAAGGGACGATTCATCAGCTGCAATCGGCTCTAAATCAGGTCGCGAGTTCTCCATCCAAGATCAAACTCAACGCACCAAGCTGTATTACCTCTTGGCTACTACCTAAGTTGATGTCTTTTCAGCAAGCCTATCCCGAAATTGATGTCGAACTCACGTCGACCATCAAGCACGTCTTCGAACCAAGCTTTGATCCGTTTGATGCCGTAATCACCTATGGTAAGAAGCCAAACCAGCAATCTATTATTAGCCAATTATTGTTCAACGAGCAGCTAGCGCCCGTTTGCCAAGCACAAAGCATTACGCAGAGCCATCTTGTCAACGACGCGTCGACCATCATCAAGCCACACAAGCTTGCCCAATACACTTGGCTACACGCCAACAATGAGCAGAGTGATTGGCGTCTTTGGTTAGAACACATAGGCAGCCACGACCTTTCAAGCAAGAACAACCAACAATTCGCGACACTCGATCAAGCGATGAACGCCGCCATTCAAGGGTTTGGTATTGCCATAGGCGACATCACGCTGGCCAAGCAAGATATTGATTTGGGTAGATTGGTGAAAGTGAGTGAAGGCAGTGTCTTCTCTGGAAATGGTTACTTCTTGCTGCAACCCAAGAATCGACAAAATACATCCTTATCTACACTGGTTGATTGGCTCGTCGATTAG
- a CDS encoding ABC transporter substrate-binding protein encodes MKKIILGLACAAALLGTTVQAKEICLASDFTYPPFNYKNSDGVPVGFDIEIADALCEQAKLDCTWVSQSWDSLIPSLLARKSDVIMASMRITEERKRKILFTDKYYQTPAVFVAAKSAEFSADEAGLAGKTIGVQQGTIHDRYVTDKFGSVANIKRYTGQDEVYLDLQNGRLDLTFGNSDQLSLAFLDKKEGEGFEFKGKAVTDKAYIGEGTALALRKQDSKLAKQFNAAIEEIRANGTYDKIAAKYFTFDIYGADL; translated from the coding sequence ATGAAAAAGATAATACTAGGACTCGCTTGTGCGGCCGCTTTACTTGGTACAACGGTACAGGCGAAAGAAATCTGTTTGGCGTCAGACTTTACGTATCCGCCATTCAACTATAAAAACAGTGATGGTGTGCCTGTCGGGTTTGATATTGAGATAGCTGATGCTTTGTGTGAGCAAGCCAAACTCGATTGTACTTGGGTTTCACAAAGCTGGGACTCGTTAATTCCAAGCTTATTGGCAAGAAAGTCAGATGTGATCATGGCGTCGATGCGTATCACCGAAGAGCGTAAGCGTAAGATCTTGTTTACTGATAAGTACTACCAAACACCAGCCGTATTTGTTGCTGCTAAAAGCGCAGAATTCAGCGCTGATGAGGCAGGCTTAGCGGGTAAAACCATAGGTGTTCAGCAAGGTACGATTCACGATCGCTACGTAACCGACAAGTTTGGTAGTGTTGCCAACATTAAGCGTTACACAGGGCAAGATGAAGTGTATCTGGATCTGCAAAATGGTCGTTTAGATCTAACCTTCGGCAACTCAGATCAACTGTCATTGGCTTTCTTAGATAAGAAAGAAGGTGAGGGTTTTGAATTCAAAGGTAAAGCAGTAACCGACAAAGCCTACATTGGCGAGGGTACGGCGTTAGCACTAAGAAAGCAGGATTCAAAACTGGCGAAACAATTCAATGCCGCGATTGAAGAGATCAGAGCAAACGGTACTTACGACAAGATCGCTGCTAAGTACTTTACGTTTGATATCTATGGCGCTGATTTGTAA
- the metE gene encoding 5-methyltetrahydropteroyltriglutamate--homocysteine S-methyltransferase: MTTTTHILGYPRIGEKRELKFTLEKYWRGEIDQSELKQLGSELRNRNWNVQADANLSFATAGDFAWYDHVLTTTLLLGHVPKRHAGGSEDEKAFPDLDTLFRVGRGQSQTQSTCCGGQHGTESAKDGAAASDMTKWFNTNYHYIVPEFSKDDTFEVSWPQLFDEVSEAIKAGHKVKPVLLGPLSYLYLGKEVEEGFDRLTLLPRLLTAYQAILAKLAKLGVEWVQIDEPILSLELETKWADSFKLAYQVIQGDVKLLLTTYFDSVTDTLDKIVELPVNGLHIDLAAAPQQLDQVVNKLPEDWVLSAGAINGRNVWRADLAAQLELLQPVKEKLGDKLWVASSCSLLHSPVDLELEETLSEEVKSWFAFAKQKVTEVSLLGAALDGDQNAILACETYSQPIVARKSATHVNKPQVQARLSTITKALAERTAPYAERAAHQSEVLGLPLLPTTTIGSFPQTGEIRVQRSAYRTGKLSEAEYTTALKGHIADAVKRQEALDLDVLVHGEAERNDMVEYFAENLAGFQTTKFGWVQSYGSRCVKPAIVVADIEREKPMTVEWSTYAQSLTSKQMKGMLTGPVTILCWTFPREDISRKEITNQLAFALRDEVSDLQDAGINIIQIDEPAIREGLPLKKRDHAEYLEWAVDAFKISAASAKPETQIHTHMCYSEFNEIIDSVAALDADVITIETSRSNMELLKAFEEFNYPNAIGPGVYDIHSPNIPSEEWIVDLLKKAAEKIPAERLWANPDCGLKTRNWAETEAALTNLVSATKALRKEWESAEA; this comes from the coding sequence ATGACGACAACAACGCATATTCTTGGCTACCCACGTATCGGTGAAAAACGCGAACTTAAATTCACATTAGAGAAGTATTGGCGCGGTGAGATTGATCAATCTGAGCTCAAGCAGCTCGGCAGCGAATTGAGAAATCGTAACTGGAATGTACAAGCCGACGCGAATCTAAGCTTTGCAACTGCGGGTGACTTCGCATGGTACGACCATGTTCTAACTACGACGTTACTTCTAGGCCATGTACCTAAGCGACACGCTGGTGGTAGCGAAGACGAAAAAGCCTTTCCAGACTTAGATACTTTATTTCGAGTTGGTCGTGGTCAATCTCAAACACAATCCACCTGTTGTGGCGGTCAACACGGAACTGAAAGCGCTAAAGATGGTGCAGCAGCATCAGATATGACCAAGTGGTTCAACACTAACTATCACTACATTGTTCCTGAGTTCAGTAAAGACGACACCTTTGAAGTGAGCTGGCCACAACTGTTTGACGAAGTGAGTGAAGCGATTAAAGCGGGGCATAAAGTGAAGCCAGTTCTTCTAGGCCCATTATCTTACTTATATCTCGGCAAAGAAGTGGAAGAGGGCTTTGACCGTTTAACCTTGCTTCCACGTTTGCTTACAGCTTACCAAGCGATTCTGGCAAAACTGGCCAAGTTGGGTGTTGAGTGGGTTCAAATCGATGAACCTATCCTTTCTCTGGAACTTGAAACTAAGTGGGCAGATTCATTCAAATTGGCTTATCAGGTGATTCAAGGCGATGTGAAGCTACTCCTTACTACGTACTTTGATTCTGTGACTGACACGTTAGATAAAATTGTAGAACTGCCCGTCAACGGCTTACACATCGACTTGGCTGCCGCACCGCAGCAACTTGATCAAGTGGTGAATAAGCTACCTGAAGATTGGGTGCTTTCTGCAGGTGCAATCAATGGACGCAATGTTTGGCGAGCTGACTTAGCCGCGCAGCTTGAGTTGCTGCAACCCGTGAAAGAAAAGCTAGGTGATAAACTATGGGTCGCAAGTTCATGTTCACTGCTGCATAGCCCGGTTGACCTTGAGTTAGAAGAGACGCTTAGCGAAGAAGTGAAGAGTTGGTTTGCCTTTGCAAAACAGAAAGTGACAGAGGTGAGCTTATTGGGTGCGGCGTTAGACGGCGACCAAAATGCCATTTTAGCGTGTGAGACTTACAGCCAACCTATTGTTGCACGCAAGAGCGCGACTCATGTGAACAAGCCTCAGGTACAAGCTCGTCTTAGCACGATTACCAAAGCACTAGCAGAGCGCACTGCTCCATACGCAGAGCGTGCCGCTCATCAGTCTGAGGTGTTGGGTTTACCGTTATTGCCAACCACAACCATTGGTTCGTTCCCACAGACAGGCGAGATCCGTGTTCAACGTAGCGCTTACCGCACTGGCAAACTGAGTGAAGCTGAATACACAACCGCATTGAAAGGCCATATTGCGGATGCCGTTAAACGTCAAGAAGCGCTAGATTTGGATGTGCTGGTTCATGGTGAAGCTGAACGTAACGACATGGTGGAGTACTTTGCAGAAAACCTAGCAGGCTTCCAAACCACTAAGTTTGGTTGGGTACAAAGCTATGGCTCACGCTGCGTGAAGCCGGCGATTGTGGTCGCGGATATTGAACGAGAAAAACCAATGACGGTGGAATGGTCGACCTATGCCCAATCTCTGACTTCGAAGCAGATGAAAGGGATGCTGACAGGCCCTGTTACCATCTTATGTTGGACATTCCCACGTGAAGACATTTCACGCAAAGAGATCACTAATCAACTGGCGTTTGCATTGCGAGATGAAGTGTCTGATTTGCAAGACGCCGGCATCAACATTATTCAAATCGATGAACCAGCGATTCGTGAAGGTTTGCCACTGAAAAAGCGTGACCACGCAGAATACCTAGAGTGGGCGGTCGATGCCTTTAAGATCTCAGCGGCGAGTGCTAAACCTGAAACTCAGATCCATACCCATATGTGTTACAGCGAGTTCAACGAGATCATTGATTCAGTAGCCGCGCTAGATGCCGATGTGATTACCATTGAGACTTCTCGCTCGAATATGGAACTGCTGAAAGCGTTTGAAGAGTTCAACTACCCGAATGCGATTGGACCTGGCGTTTACGACATTCACTCGCCAAACATCCCATCAGAAGAGTGGATTGTTGATTTACTTAAGAAAGCGGCAGAGAAAATTCCAGCGGAACGTTTGTGGGCAAACCCTGATTGCGGGCTGAAGACGCGTAATTGGGCAGAGACGGAAGCGGCGCTGACTAACTTAGTTTCGGCAACTAAAGCACTGCGTAAAGAGTGGGAATCAGCGGAGGCATAA
- a CDS encoding YciI family protein, whose translation MWYVIFSQDVENSLEKRLSVRPQHLERLQTLHDEGRLLTAGPMPAIDSDNPGEAGFTGSTVIAEFNSLEDAQAWADADPYIDAGVYQNVIVKPFKKVF comes from the coding sequence ATGTGGTACGTGATTTTTTCTCAAGACGTCGAAAATTCATTAGAAAAACGCCTAAGTGTTCGCCCACAACATCTAGAACGCCTACAAACACTTCACGATGAAGGCCGACTGTTAACAGCGGGTCCAATGCCAGCTATTGATTCAGATAACCCTGGCGAAGCGGGCTTTACAGGTTCAACTGTGATTGCTGAATTTAACTCTTTGGAAGATGCACAAGCATGGGCAGACGCTGACCCGTACATTGATGCTGGCGTTTACCAAAATGTGATTGTAAAACCATTCAAGAAAGTATTTTAA
- a CDS encoding DUF4250 domain-containing protein, which yields MDLSNVKGFDSIILLGIVNEKLRLECDSFEELISMYEMDIESVVGKLDMLGYQYDPLTNQFKSYPR from the coding sequence ATGGATTTAAGCAACGTCAAAGGTTTCGATAGCATTATCTTGCTGGGAATCGTGAATGAAAAACTTCGCCTAGAGTGCGATAGCTTTGAAGAGCTGATCAGTATGTATGAAATGGATATAGAAAGTGTCGTGGGCAAGCTCGATATGCTTGGCTATCAATACGACCCATTGACTAACCAGTTTAAGTCTTATCCAAGATAG
- the hisC gene encoding histidinol-phosphate transaminase, translated as MTSFIDSLVPQAVKKLIPYQSARRIGGDGRVWLNANELESSLFLGEASHNRYPDFLPQDIAKAYQDYCGTDAATVAVRGADEAIDLLIRTFCKPASDNILICSPTYAMYEFCADALAINTLDSPLQEDFSLNVADIVNKAELANIVFLCSPNNPTGNVIPKSDLIQVLEGTIGKSLVVVDEAYIEFEPQTSAVSLIQRYPHLVVIRTLSKAFGLAAVRCGFILASRNVMQYVAKLIPPYPMPDCSSQIVLDALSNERVSVMQDATQKLVELRNWFACELTQFDFIESVYPSSTNFILLRQKAGHQVFSVLAKDGIVTRNQNHEPALRNCVRISIGSQESMLEVITSLTRYQTELEQSQQGKQIQQAQHKEIQSQLDKDHI; from the coding sequence TTGACATCTTTTATTGATAGCTTAGTGCCTCAGGCTGTAAAAAAATTAATACCTTATCAATCGGCAAGAAGAATTGGTGGTGATGGACGTGTCTGGCTAAACGCCAATGAATTGGAAAGCTCGCTGTTTCTCGGAGAAGCAAGCCACAACCGATACCCAGACTTCTTACCACAAGATATTGCTAAGGCTTACCAAGATTACTGTGGCACCGATGCTGCGACTGTTGCCGTTCGTGGTGCAGATGAAGCGATTGATTTGCTGATCAGAACATTCTGTAAACCGGCGAGCGATAACATACTTATCTGCTCTCCCACGTATGCGATGTATGAGTTTTGCGCTGATGCATTGGCGATTAATACCTTGGACTCTCCATTGCAGGAAGACTTCAGCCTTAATGTTGCTGATATTGTGAATAAGGCAGAACTGGCGAATATCGTGTTTCTTTGCTCACCAAACAACCCAACGGGTAATGTGATTCCTAAATCGGATTTGATTCAGGTACTGGAAGGCACGATTGGAAAGTCGCTAGTGGTCGTCGATGAAGCGTATATCGAGTTTGAACCACAAACGTCAGCCGTTAGCCTTATTCAACGTTATCCACATTTGGTTGTGATTCGCACCTTGTCTAAGGCATTTGGATTGGCTGCGGTTCGCTGTGGTTTTATCTTAGCGAGTCGAAATGTGATGCAGTATGTCGCGAAGTTGATTCCACCTTATCCGATGCCAGATTGCTCATCGCAAATCGTGTTAGACGCTTTGTCTAATGAACGAGTCTCAGTGATGCAAGACGCGACGCAGAAGCTGGTTGAGCTACGTAATTGGTTTGCTTGTGAGTTAACGCAGTTTGATTTCATCGAGTCTGTTTACCCTTCATCTACAAACTTCATTTTGCTACGTCAAAAAGCTGGGCACCAAGTATTCAGTGTCTTGGCGAAGGATGGCATTGTGACAAGGAATCAAAACCATGAACCGGCTTTGCGTAACTGTGTTCGAATCAGTATTGGTAGCCAAGAGAGCATGCTAGAAGTGATAACGTCACTAACACGTTACCAAACCGAATTAGAACAGAGTCAACAAGGCAAACAAATTCAACAAGCTCAACATAAAGAAATTCAATCTCAACTCGATAAAGATCATATCTAG
- the yciA gene encoding acyl-CoA thioester hydrolase YciA encodes MTIQSTLNPIGSLLLRTLAMPSDTNAAGQIFGGWIMSQLDLAGGILAKEISNGKIVTVSVSSIEFKQPVSVGDVVCVYGDCTKIGRSSMNIDLEVWVKPVLDHGIGDRYKVCGATFNYVAVDESGKPRPINK; translated from the coding sequence ATGACTATTCAATCAACTTTGAACCCGATTGGTTCTTTACTTCTTCGCACATTAGCGATGCCTTCTGATACAAATGCAGCAGGACAGATTTTCGGTGGTTGGATAATGTCTCAGCTTGACCTTGCTGGCGGCATACTGGCAAAAGAGATCTCTAACGGCAAGATAGTTACAGTTTCAGTATCGAGTATCGAGTTCAAACAGCCGGTTTCAGTGGGTGATGTTGTATGTGTTTATGGTGACTGCACTAAGATTGGTCGCAGCTCGATGAATATCGACCTAGAAGTATGGGTTAAACCTGTACTTGATCACGGTATCGGTGACCGCTACAAGGTGTGTGGCGCGACATTCAACTACGTTGCGGTTGATGAAAGTGGTAAGCCTCGCCCAATCAACAAATAA
- a CDS encoding septation protein A: MKQILDFIPLIIFFALYKMYDIYTATGALIVASAVQIILTYFIYKKVEKMQVITFLMVAVFGGMTIFLHDDNFIKWKVTIVYALFAIGLTVSHIMGKSAIKGMLGKEITLPDAVWGKINWAWTLFFTLCAVLNVYVAFSLPLDVWVNFKVFGLLIATLLFTLLTGVYIYKHLPKDQQKELTDKNTDEK; the protein is encoded by the coding sequence ATGAAACAAATTCTTGATTTCATTCCTCTCATTATTTTCTTTGCGCTTTATAAGATGTACGACATCTATACTGCGACCGGCGCTTTGATCGTTGCCTCTGCAGTTCAAATTATTTTGACTTATTTCATCTACAAGAAAGTCGAAAAAATGCAGGTCATCACCTTTCTAATGGTTGCCGTATTTGGCGGCATGACCATCTTCTTGCACGACGACAACTTCATTAAATGGAAAGTCACCATCGTTTACGCACTGTTTGCGATTGGCCTGACGGTCAGTCACATCATGGGCAAATCAGCGATTAAAGGTATGTTAGGCAAAGAGATCACACTACCTGATGCTGTATGGGGCAAGATCAACTGGGCATGGACTCTTTTCTTTACCCTGTGTGCCGTTCTCAACGTTTACGTTGCTTTCAGCCTACCGTTGGATGTTTGGGTTAACTTCAAAGTGTTTGGTTTGCTCATCGCTACCTTGCTCTTCACTTTACTTACGGGTGTATACATCTATAAGCATCTACCAAAAGATCAGCAGAAAGAGTTAACGGATAAAAATACCGACGAGAAATAA